ACCGGACGCCTCGCCCTTCTGAATCTCGTTACGAAACCGGCGCCGACCGCGACCTATCGACCGAAAGAAAGGAAATACCGGGAAGGGGCTCGTCCAAAGCGGCCTCTCGCCACGCGCCCGGACCTCTCGTGTACGAAACCTCCCCCCAACCGCGACCTCGAAATACTGGAGACAGGAACGATCGGACGCTTCGCCCTTCTCCCTCTTCCGCTTATATATTCGGCGGGAGAAGTCGGGGGTGAGGGTTCGTGCTTCTCTCCCCCCTCGCGGGGGGCGAGGGTGTTTTTCGGTGCCGGATCATCGAGTCAACTTTTCGATGACCGCGGCATGCTCCGGGTACTCGGCGAGAAGGGGGGCGCGGCCGGCCATCTCGAAGTCTTCGAAGTGAAAACCGGGGGCGAGGGTGCAGCCCGTGAGGGAATACGACTCCGGGTCGACCGGCAAAGCGCCGAACCAGACGCCGGCGGGCGCCGTCGCCTGGAAACGCTCCGCGCCCGGCCCGATCCGAATTTCCTCGTGGCGACGATCCGGGTGGATCAGGTGAAGCGCCAGATCGGCGCCTTCGTAATGGTGCCACACCTCGTCCGCGGCGAGCCGGTGGAGGTGGGAGCGTTCCCCCGGTCCGATCAGGAAGAGAATCGCCGATCCGAGGGATCGATCGCCTCCGAAACGTTTCGGGAGCGCGTCCGCGGCGATCGTCTCGCCGGCACGCCAGGTTTCCCGAAAACAGCCTCCCTCGGGATGCGGCGCGAGGCCGAGACGCGCGACCCAATCCGACGCGCTTCGCGCCGCGCCTTCCCCCGAAAGAGGGGGCGCGTAACGCTCATAGTAGCCGATCGTCCGCCCCGCGCGGTCTCGAACGGCGCGCATCCATATGCGACTTTTTCCGTCGTCGGTGATGAGGCGTTCCTCCTCGCGACCGCCGAGAAACGCCTCCAGCACGTCGGCCATCACCGCCCGGGAGCGCTCGTTGTGACAATCGAGAAGGGATCTTCCGAGAAGCGACTCCCCCGCCGCATAGTGCGCGATCGCCGCGCGGTTCATGTAGCGGATCACATGATCCGTGTCCGCCAGGAGGACCGGATCGACCAGTCCGTCCAGAAGGGCGACCGCAACGTCCCGCCCGATTTCTGCCGCCCCTTCGCCTCCCCTCGCGCCCGCCTTCGTCATGACGCCAATCCGGCTTCGGCGTGCTTCGCGGCGATCCTTTCCGCGAGATCGTCCACCGCACGGAGCGCCTCCTCGTCCGGGTCCCCCTTGCAGACCACCGGTTCGAGGGTCTCCAGCTTGAGCGAAGGCATCAGGCGGTCGATCTGCTCGATCGCGCGTCCGCCCCAACCGTAGGAGCCGACCACCGAAACGAAACGGGCCTTCGGCTTGAGCGCGTTGGCGAGATAGGCGGCGTAGGCGGCGGTCGGATGCGCGCCGCCGAGCACCACCGGCGTGCCGATCACGATGGTCGCGCAGTCCACCATCTCCGCGGCGAGCTTTCCCACGCTCGTCACGGAAACGTCCACCGGCCGCACGCGCACGCCGCGGTCGGCAAGGGCGCCGATCAAGCGGAGCACCATCTTCTCCGTGCTTCCGTGCATCGAAACGAAGGGGAGCAGCACCTCGTTCCGCGGCTCCCCCGCCGCCCAATCCCGATAGGCGTCCAGGATCGCCGCCGGCCGATCATGGACCGGCCCGTGGCTCGGCGCGATCGTTCCGATGTCGTATCCTTCGAGCCGGGCCAGGTGTTTGGTGATCGCCTTCCGGTAGGGCATCATGATCTCTGCGTAATATTTCTTCGCCGCCTCCAGGACGCGGGCCTCCTCGCGGGCGTAGAGATCGCTCGTGGCGAAGTGGGACCCGAAGAGGTCGCAGGAGAAGAGGATCTTCTCCTCCCGGAGCCAGGTACCCATCGTTTCCGGCCAGTGCACCCAGGGGAGATGGAGGAACTCCAGGGTCCGGCCGCCGATGTCGAGAATCTCCCCGTCCTCCACCGTCTCGAAACGGTTCTCGGGAACGTGAAGCAGATCGCCGAGCATCTCCCGGCATTTCGGCGTGCAGACCACCTTCGCCTCGGGGTAACGCTCCAGGACGACCGGGATCGATCCGGAGTGGTCCTGTTCGGCGTGATGGGCGACGACGCGGTCGATTCTCTCCACGTCCGCGAGCTGGGCGAGCAGACGGTCCACGACCGTCGGCTCCACCGTGTCCAGCAGCACCGTCATCTTCGAACCGCGGACGAGGTAGGCGTTATAACTGGTGCCGTCGGGCAGGGGCATCAGCGCGTCGAAAAGCCGGCGGTTCCAGTCCACGGCTCCGAGCCAGTGCACGCCCTCGGCGATACGCCTCTTTTGCATTCCTAAACCTCCCTATCGTAAAATATATTTTTCGTTTCCGCGCGGTCACGAAGCGGCCGGTCGCCGCCTCCAAAACAGGCCCGTGCACTCCGGGACGATCGCCGAACCGGCGCGGGCGATCCGCTCGGCGGCGGCGTCTCCGAAGAAAAACCGGGTGAGTTCCGCGGCTTCCGCCGGGGATTCGAACCCGTAATCGGTGCGGATCCAGAAAGAGCGAAAACCGGCGTCCCGCAAAAAACGGAAGTAGGCGCTCAGATTCTCCGGAGGCGAGGGGGACTCCGCGCCCGTGCCGAGCGTCTCCAGAAGAACCGTCGTTCCGCCGGGGCGGATCGCCCGGTCGAACTCGGCCAGCGCGGCGGCGACGTCGCCGAGAGGATCCGGCCCCTCTTTCGTGGCGAGATGGCTCACGCTCCAGCCGCTGAGGACCAGATCCGCCGCCGCCCCATGCACCGGGAGAGCGCGGTGGTCCGCCGCCGCGTAGGCCGCGCCGCCGTTCCTCCCCGCGCCGGCGCGCTCCCGGGCCCTGCGGAGCATCGCGTCGGACCGATCGAAGGCGAACACGTCCCCCGCGACCGGCTCGACCAGGCGGGTGAGCCGTCCCGTGCCCGCGCCGGACTCCACGACCCGGAGACCGCGGAGGGATCGAACCCTCTCGATCGCCGGGAGGATGTTCCCCTCCCGATCCTCGCGGGAGACGAGGCGATCGTATCGCTCCGTCTCGTCGCGATAAATCGATTCATAATCGGTCATCGTTCCACCGGGCGTCAGGGGCCGGAGACGCGTTTGCCGGCGGCGGCGAGATAGATCGCGAACTCCCGCTCTCCGTCCAGGCCGAGCAGGCGGTTCACCGCGTCGTCGTCGAAGGCGGCGATACCGCATGCTCCGCCGCCGATCACCTCGGCGGCGAGATAGAGGTTCTGGCAGACGTGCCCCGCATCGAGATGCAGGTAGCGATACCCCCGCTCCCCGTACCGCCATGTCATCCGATGGGCGACGGCGGCCCAGGCAAAGACGACGGCGCTCCTCTCCACGAAGGATTGGCCGAAGCAGGCCTCGGCGAGGGCCGCGCCGAAATCGCCGTCTTCACGAAGCCGGACCAGACCGTGCCCCAAGGCGTCGAATCGATAGAGTCCGGGCGCCAGCCCCTCCACTCGATGCACGGAAAGATAGGTCTCGAAGGCGTGGCGCGCCCCGGCGGAGGGAACGGTGCGGATCGTGGCGACCCCCTGCCGGATCTCCTTCACGCCCTGGGCGCACCAGAGGAGGAAGGAAAGCTCCTCCCGGGTCAACGGACTCTCGGCGTAGCTCCGGAGGCTCTTCCGCCCGGTCACCAGAGCGGTGAAGTCGAGCGGCGGATAACGGAAGGAATCGAGCGCGGGGAGAGCGATCCGTCCCTCCCCTTCCTCCACGGCTCGGACCAGGGGGGGCTGGGGCACGCCTCTTTGTTGTTCCGACACGCCGAGACGGTCGTACCGTGTCTCCTCCATAAAACGCCTACCGATCTCTTTTGTCATCCCTCGTCTCCGCCGCGCGCCGGGCCGCCCGTCCTTCAGTCCTCGATGGTAAAGCCGACCTTGATCGTGACCTGCCAGTAGGCGATCTTTCCGTTCTCCAGGTGGCCCCGCGTTTCGGTTACGGTGAACCACCTCATGTTCCGTATCGTCTTCGAAGCCCGCGAGACGGCGTTCTGGACCGCTTCCTCGACGGATTTTTGGGACGAACCGGTCAGCTCGACGATTTTGTACACGTGATCGGGCACCGTTTCCCTCCCCGGGACGTTATACCGTCCCCGTCTCGTTTCATGCCGGCGGAGTCGAATCCGCCCTTCGGGCCGGTTTCCTCCGCATCCCTCAATGTACGACGCCGGATCGGCGCCGGGCAAGACGATCGGATCGACGCCCGTTCCCGGCCCGCCCACCGGAACCGCCGCCGATCCTCACGGCTCCTCCCCGCCGCCGAACTCCTTTTCCAACTCCTCGAACCGGAGTTCGACCTCCTCCCACCGCTCCGTCTTCGCCTCCAGCTCCGCCTTCAGCTCCCGGTGCGTCTTGAAGGCCTCCTCGAGAGAAGCCCCGCCCGCGCGGTAGAAAGACTCGTCCGCCATCCGGGCTTCGAGCCCGGAGATGCGCTCCTCCAGCCCGGCGATCTCCGCCACGATCCGGTCCCTCTCCTCCCGAACCGGCTTCAGCCGCCGGTAACGCTCGTTCCGCGCCTCCGCCTCGCGCCGCTTCTGCTCCCTTTCCCGAGCGCGTCCGCCCGATCCTTCCTCCGCGGCTCCCTCCGCGTCCTCCGGCCCGAGCGCCGGCGCCTCCCCTCCCCTCTCCTCCTTCCTGCGGAGATAGTCCCGATACCCTCCCATGTGATCCCGCACGCCCCCGCCCCCCACTTCCACCACACGGTCCGCGAGCCGCTCGATGAAATGCCGGTCGTGACTGATCATCACCAGCGAGCCCCCGTACTCCTTGAGCGCCTCGATGAGCACATCCCGGGAGGGGATGTCGAGGTGGCTCGTCGGCTCGTCGAGAAGGAGCAGGTTCGGCGGATCGACGAGGAGCTTGGCGAGGGCGACCCGCGATTTTTCCCCTCCGGAGAGAATGGAGATCTTCTTGTGCACGTCGTCGCCGGTGAAGAGGAAACGGCCGAGCAGGGAGCGGACGTTCTGGGGGGTGAGCCCCGGCGCCGCCTCGCCCACCTCCTCCAGCGCGGTGCGATCGTAACGGAGCGTATCCACCTGGTGCTGGGCGTAGTAGGCGACGGCGACGTTGGAGCCGAGCACGCGCTCCCCCGCGTCGATCCCCTCCACCCCGGCCAGCACCTTGAGAAGCGTCGATTTCCCCGCGCCGTTCGGCCCGACCAGGACCAGCCGCTCGCCGCGCTCGATCCGGAAGTCCGTGTCGTCGTAGATCACGAGAGAGCCGTAGGCCTTCCTCATCCCGCGGAGTTCGATCACCACCCGCCCCGAACGGGGCGATTCGGGAAACCGCAGCCGGATCTGTTTGGTCCGGGCCGCGGTTTCCACGCGCTCCATCTTCTCGAGCTGTTTGATGCGGCTCTGCACGCGGGCGGCGGCCCTCTTGTCGGCGCGGTAGCGGGCGATGAAACGCTCGGTCTGGGCGATCCGCCGGTCCTGCGCCCGGCGCGCCGCCTCGAGCCCTTCGTCGCGCACCGCCCGTGCCCGCCGGTAGGTGTCGTAATCGCCGGTGTAGGCGTTCACCTTCCCGCCGTCGATCTCCAGAATCCGCCGGACCAGGTTGTTCAGGAGGGTCCGATCGTGTGAAACGACCAACAGCGAACCGGGATACCCGCGGAGATATCCATCGAGCCAGATCACCGACTCCAGATCGAGATAATTGGTCGGCTCGTCGAGGAGGAGAAGGTCCGGCTCGGTGAGAAGATGACGGGCGAGGGCGAGGCGCATCAACCACCCGCCGGAAAACTCCGAGACGGGCCGGTCGAAGTCGGACTCGCGGAAGGCGAGGCCGGAGAGGATTCTCTTCGCCTCCGCCGGGAGGTCGTATCCGCCCCCCTGTTCGAAAAGGAGCTGCAGCTCGCCGTGCCGCAGGGCGAGACGCTCCAGCTCCTCCGGGTCGTCGGTCCCCCGCATCTCCTCTTCCAGGAGGCGAATACGGTGTTCCAATCCGTGGAGCCTCTCGTGGCCGGCGATCATCTCCTCCAGGAGGGTCCTCCGGCCGGAGCGGGGCACCTCCTGCTCGAGCATCCCCACCGTGGCGCGGCGGTTGCGGGTCACTTCGCCGGAGTCCGGTTCGACCCGGCCGGCGAGAATGCCCAGCAGGGTACTCTTCCCCGACCCGTTCGGCCCGATCAGACCGATCCGCTCCTGCACGCCGACGGTGAGGTTCACGTCCGAAAAAAGGGTGCGCCCCGCGAATCCCTTCTCTACGCCAACCAGTGCGATCATAGCGACAGTGTATCACAGAAGACGGCGAAGAACCGCCGGCGGCGACGGGGCCCGTCTTGACACTCTTTGAAATCCTAAGGAAAGT
Above is a genomic segment from Candidatus Eisenbacteria bacterium containing:
- a CDS encoding cupin domain-containing protein; protein product: MRAVRDRAGRTIGYYERYAPPLSGEGAARSASDWVARLGLAPHPEGGCFRETWRAGETIAADALPKRFGGDRSLGSAILFLIGPGERSHLHRLAADEVWHHYEGADLALHLIHPDRRHEEIRIGPGAERFQATAPAGVWFGALPVDPESYSLTGCTLAPGFHFEDFEMAGRAPLLAEYPEHAAVIEKLTR
- a CDS encoding ABC-F family ATP-binding cassette domain-containing protein yields the protein MIALVGVEKGFAGRTLFSDVNLTVGVQERIGLIGPNGSGKSTLLGILAGRVEPDSGEVTRNRRATVGMLEQEVPRSGRRTLLEEMIAGHERLHGLEHRIRLLEEEMRGTDDPEELERLALRHGELQLLFEQGGGYDLPAEAKRILSGLAFRESDFDRPVSEFSGGWLMRLALARHLLTEPDLLLLDEPTNYLDLESVIWLDGYLRGYPGSLLVVSHDRTLLNNLVRRILEIDGGKVNAYTGDYDTYRRARAVRDEGLEAARRAQDRRIAQTERFIARYRADKRAAARVQSRIKQLEKMERVETAARTKQIRLRFPESPRSGRVVIELRGMRKAYGSLVIYDDTDFRIERGERLVLVGPNGAGKSTLLKVLAGVEGIDAGERVLGSNVAVAYYAQHQVDTLRYDRTALEEVGEAAPGLTPQNVRSLLGRFLFTGDDVHKKISILSGGEKSRVALAKLLVDPPNLLLLDEPTSHLDIPSRDVLIEALKEYGGSLVMISHDRHFIERLADRVVEVGGGGVRDHMGGYRDYLRRKEERGGEAPALGPEDAEGAAEEGSGGRAREREQKRREAEARNERYRRLKPVREERDRIVAEIAGLEERISGLEARMADESFYRAGGASLEEAFKTHRELKAELEAKTERWEEVELRFEELEKEFGGGEEP
- a CDS encoding FprA family A-type flavoprotein, whose translation is MQKRRIAEGVHWLGAVDWNRRLFDALMPLPDGTSYNAYLVRGSKMTVLLDTVEPTVVDRLLAQLADVERIDRVVAHHAEQDHSGSIPVVLERYPEAKVVCTPKCREMLGDLLHVPENRFETVEDGEILDIGGRTLEFLHLPWVHWPETMGTWLREEKILFSCDLFGSHFATSDLYAREEARVLEAAKKYYAEIMMPYRKAITKHLARLEGYDIGTIAPSHGPVHDRPAAILDAYRDWAAGEPRNEVLLPFVSMHGSTEKMVLRLIGALADRGVRVRPVDVSVTSVGKLAAEMVDCATIVIGTPVVLGGAHPTAAYAAYLANALKPKARFVSVVGSYGWGGRAIEQIDRLMPSLKLETLEPVVCKGDPDEEALRAVDDLAERIAAKHAEAGLAS
- a CDS encoding dodecin domain-containing protein is translated as MPDHVYKIVELTGSSQKSVEEAVQNAVSRASKTIRNMRWFTVTETRGHLENGKIAYWQVTIKVGFTIED
- a CDS encoding class I SAM-dependent methyltransferase; protein product: MTDYESIYRDETERYDRLVSREDREGNILPAIERVRSLRGLRVVESGAGTGRLTRLVEPVAGDVFAFDRSDAMLRRARERAGAGRNGGAAYAAADHRALPVHGAAADLVLSGWSVSHLATKEGPDPLGDVAAALAEFDRAIRPGGTTVLLETLGTGAESPSPPENLSAYFRFLRDAGFRSFWIRTDYGFESPAEAAELTRFFFGDAAAERIARAGSAIVPECTGLFWRRRPAAS
- a CDS encoding SagB/ThcOx family dehydrogenase, encoding MTKEIGRRFMEETRYDRLGVSEQQRGVPQPPLVRAVEEGEGRIALPALDSFRYPPLDFTALVTGRKSLRSYAESPLTREELSFLLWCAQGVKEIRQGVATIRTVPSAGARHAFETYLSVHRVEGLAPGLYRFDALGHGLVRLREDGDFGAALAEACFGQSFVERSAVVFAWAAVAHRMTWRYGERGYRYLHLDAGHVCQNLYLAAEVIGGGACGIAAFDDDAVNRLLGLDGEREFAIYLAAAGKRVSGP